In the Rhea pennata isolate bPtePen1 chromosome 25, bPtePen1.pri, whole genome shotgun sequence genome, one interval contains:
- the TMEM81 gene encoding transmembrane protein 81, translating into MTTLENSLILGILARAFYLPLIASYKNVTIPAELKSVVAKVLVNTTSCSVTCGLGFKVEEMCEITPGGERRNCSLRRSDCLTSWICGLLHFTVPVGKPFEISCLSSDATGIDSQAYIYTWRLARGLITTNDVLFKPFKNADSVIRLSPTRESDAGTYRCDVQLTKTFKVIKRIYFGVRVIRSDLVDLNFQKSLTLEQKIAENEEEGNKQNITHIEIRQQQSSWKSKLLKEPMIGVGSGVIGGVLVSIALYFLRKIWRSNATEK; encoded by the coding sequence ATGACGACCTTAGAAAACAGCCTCATCCTTGGGATATTAGCCCGTGCTTTCTATCTGCCTTTGATAGCTTCCTATAAAAACGTTACTATCCCAGCAGAGCTAAAGTCAGTTGTAGCTAAAGTCTTGGTCAACACCACATCCTGCAGTGTGACCTGTGGGCTGGGCTTCAAAGTGGAGGAGATGTGTGAGATCACTCCCGGCGGAGAGAGGAGGAATTGTTCCTTACGCAGGTCGGACTGCCTGACCAGCTGGATTTGTGGCTTACTCCACTTCACAGTCCCTGTGGGCAAACCATTTGAGATCAGCTGCCTGAGCTCAGATGCGACTGGCATTGATAGCCAAGCCTATATTTACACGTGGAGGCTTGCCCGAGGCCTCATCACGACAAATGATGTACTGTTCAAACCGTTCAAAAATGCTGACTCTGTCATCAGACTTTCCCCTACCAGAGAGAGTGATGCAGGGACTTACCGATGTGATGTGCAGCTGACGAAGACGTTCAAAGTCATCAAGAGGATCTACTTTGGGGTCAGAGTGATCCGAAGTGACTTAGTGGATCTGAACTTTCAAAAATCCTTGACTTTGGAGCAGAAAATAGCggaaaatgaagaggaaggaaacaaacaaaacatcacCCACATAGAAATACgacagcagcagagctcttGGAAGAGTAAATTATTGAAGGAGCCCATGATAGGAGTTGGAAGTGGGGTGATAGGTGGTGTCTTGGTGAGCATAGCTCTCTACTTTTTGCGGAAGATTTGGAGAAGCAATGCTACAGAGAAATGA